In one window of Saccharomyces paradoxus chromosome VII, complete sequence DNA:
- the PDX1 gene encoding Pdx1p (E3-binding protein of the mitochondrial pyruvate dehydrogenase complex~similar to YGR193C): MLSAISRVSTLKTCARYLAKCNYHASARLLAAKTFSMPAMSPTMEKGGIVSWKYKVGEPFNAGDVILEVETDKSQIDVEALDDGKLAKILKEEGSKDVNVGEPIAYIADVDDDLATIKLPQETNTENPKPTGNKELSPESKKSFSENGEATQQQYKKSTVTSMKKVDGSQANLEQTLLPSVSLLLAENGISKQKALKEITPSGSNGRLLKGDVLAYLGKIPQDSVNKITEFIRKNEHLDLSNIEPIQLKPKINEQTQIKATDKPKITPVQFEEQLVFHAPASIPFEKLRESLNSFMKEAYQFSHETPLTDTNSKYFDPIFEDLVTLNPREPRFEFSYELMQIPRANNMQDTYGQEDIFDLLTGSDASTSPVKSAEKDLPEKNEYILTLNVSVNNKKFNDAEAKAERFVDYVRELESF; this comes from the coding sequence ATGCTAAGTGCAATTTCTAGAGTCTCCACTTTAAAAACATGTGCAAGATATTTAGCCAAGTGCAACTATCATGCATCAGCTAGATTACTTGCTGCGAAGACATTTTCAATGCCTGCAATGTCTCCTACTATGGAGAAGGGGGGAATAGTGTCTTGGAAATACAAGGTTGGTGAACCATTCAACGCAGGCGATGTGATACTGGAAGTGGAAACAGATAAATCTCAAATTGATGTGGAAGCACTGGACGATGGTAAACTAGCCAAGAtcttgaaagaagaaggctCTAAAGACGTTAATGTTGGTGAACCTATTGCTTATATTGCTGATGTAGATGATGATTTAGCTACCATAAAGCTACCTCAAGAGACCAACACTGAAAATCCGAAACCTACTGGAAATAAGGAGTTATCTCCAGAAAGTAAGAAGTCATTCTCAGAAAATGGCGAAGCAACACAGCAACAGTATAAAAAATCTACAGTTAcatcaatgaaaaaagtcGACGGTAGCCAAGCCAATCTTGAACAGACGCTGTTACCATCTGTGTCATTACTACTGGCAGAGAATGGTATATCCAAGCAAAAGGCTTTGAAGGAAATCACGCCATCTGGTTCCAACGGCAGGCTACTAAAAGGTGATGTGCTAGCATACCTAGGGAAAATACCACAAGATTCGGTTAACAAGATAACAGAATTCATCAGGAAAAACGAACATCTCGATTTATCGAACATTGAACCTATACAGCTCAAGCCGAAGATAAACGAGCAAACTCAAATAAAAGCTACCGACAAGCCAAAGATCACTCCTGTACAATTTGAAGAGCAATTAGTGTTCCATGCTCCTGCCTCTATTCCGTTTGAGAAACTGCGTGAGTCATTGAATTCTTTCATGAAAGAAGCTTACCAGTTCTCTCATGAAACGCCACTAACAGATACGAATTCAAAATACTTTGACCCCATTTTCGAGGACCTTGTCACCTTGAACCCAAGAGAGCcaagatttgaattttccTATGAGTTGATGCAAATTCCCAGAGCTAATAACATGCAGGACACGTATGGGCAAGAAGACATATTCGACCTCTTGACAGGTTCAGACGCGAGTACCTCGCCGGTGAAATCCGCTGAAAAGGATTTACCTGAAAAGAACGAATATATATTAACCTTGAATGTCAGCGTCAACAACAAGAAGTTTAATGACGCGGAGGCCAAGGCAGAAAGATTCGTTGATTACGTAAGGGAGTTAGAATCgttttga
- a CDS encoding type I glyceraldehyde-3-phosphate dehydrogenase (Glyceraldehyde-3-phosphate dehydrogenase (GAPDH), isozyme 3~similar to YGR192C): MVRVAINGFGRIGRLVMRIALSRPNVEVVALNDPFITNDYAAYMFKYDSTHGRYAGEVSHDDKHIIVDGKKIATYQERDPANLPWGSSNVDIAIDSTGVFKELDTAQKHIDAGAKKVVITAPSSTAPMFVMGVNEDKYTSDLKIVSNASCTTNCLAPLAKVINDAFGIEEGLMTTVHSLTATQKTVDGPSHKDWRGGRTASGNIIPSSTGAAKAVGKVLPELQGKLTGMAFRVPTVDVSVVDLTVKLNKETTYDEIKKVVKAAAEGKLKGVLGYTEDAVVSSDFLGDSHSSIFDASAGIQLSPKFVKLVSWYDNEYGYSTRVVDLVEHVAKA; this comes from the coding sequence ATGGTTAGAGTTGCTATTAACGGTTTCGGTAGAATCGGTAGATTGGTCATGAGAATTGCTTTGTCTAGACCAAACGTCGAAGTTGTTGCTTTGAACGACCCATTCATCACCAACGACTACGCTGCTTACATGTTCAAGTACGACTCCACTCACGGTAGATACGCTGGTGAAGTTTCCCACGATGACAAGCACATCATTGTCGATGGTAAGAAGATTGCTACTTACCAAGAAAGAGACCCAGCTAACTTGCCATGGGGTTCTTCCAACGTTGACATCGCCATTGACTCCACTGGTGTTTTCAAGGAATTGGACACTGCTCAAAAGCACATTGACGCTGGTGCCAAGAAGGTTGTCATCACTGCTCCATCTTCCACCGCCCCAATGTTCGTCATGGGTGTTAACGAAGACAAATACACTTCTGACTTGAAGATTGTTTCCAACGCTTCTTGTACCACCAACTGTTTGGCTCCATTGGCCAAGGTCATCAACGATGCTTTCGgtattgaagaaggtttGATGACCACTGTCCACTCTTTGACTGCTACTCAAAAGACTGTTGACGGTCCATCCCACAAGGACTGGAGAGGTGGTAGAACCGCTTCCGGTAACATCATCCCATCCTCTACTGGTGCTGCTAAGGCTGTCGGTAAGGTCTTGCCAGAATTGCAAGGTAAGTTGACCGGTATGGCTTTCAGAGTTCCAACCGTCGATGTTTCCGTTGTCGACTTGACTGTCAAGTTGAACAAGGAAACCACCTACGATGAAATCAAGAAGGTTGTTAAGGCTGCTGCTGAAGGTAAGTTGAAGGGTGTTTTGGGTTACACCGAAGACGCTGTTGTCTCCTCTGACTTCTTGGGTGACTCTCACTCTTCCATCTTCGATGCTTCCGCTGGTATCCAATTGTCTCCAAAGTTCGTCAAGTTGGTTTCCTGGTACGATAACGAATACGGTTACTCTACCAGAGTTGTCGACTTGGTTGAACACGTTGCCAAGGCTTAA